The proteins below are encoded in one region of Ereboglobus luteus:
- a CDS encoding alpha-L-rhamnosidase C-terminal domain-containing protein has product MKTFPKFAAAILLLAFAAAVQSTAVALPPVFGPEYDGKAQKDTLARALISPQRIVWKNDGGEKLVANEAVLLRQGDSQSMLGRRNMCVMKSTGAKTASILLDYGKEIHGGLQLVMGSSTRREPSLVRIRFGESVGECNSETNNSEWMVGRSTDDHAKRDIVMEIPRDGMIEIGNTGFRFVRIDLLQKNTSIYLKEARAILRYRDIPYLGSFKSSDPRLDQIWLTGAYTVHLNMQEYLWDGIKRDRLVWLGDMHPEVSSIRAVFGDNETVPNSLDLACAQFPLPGWMNKIPTYSLWYLIIHHDWYLQNGDLAFMQKHRSYILGLIDQIDQYIDENGLEKTKTREFLDWPSSPNAEGVKAGCRALMVWAMQHAAKLCTWLDEPEYIKKTEAITTRLNRSIKDHNNLKQAAALMALAGILPPEKACDEVVSVGGPKNFSTFYGYYMLEAQALAGQHRQAIDTIRSYWGGMLDMGATTFWEDFDLEWTKNAARLDELTPPGKKDIHGDFGAYCYPGYRHSFCHGWASGPTAWMSAHILGIQVLEPGCKTIKIAPHLGDLDWAEGTYPTPLGVLKVRHEKDASGKITTTIDAPAGIKIVRP; this is encoded by the coding sequence ATGAAAACTTTTCCTAAATTCGCGGCGGCTATTCTGCTGCTTGCGTTTGCCGCCGCGGTGCAAAGCACCGCCGTCGCGCTCCCGCCTGTTTTCGGCCCCGAATACGATGGCAAAGCCCAAAAGGACACGCTCGCCCGCGCACTCATCTCGCCGCAACGCATCGTGTGGAAAAACGACGGCGGCGAAAAACTCGTCGCAAACGAAGCCGTCCTCCTGCGGCAGGGCGACAGCCAGTCCATGCTGGGCCGCCGCAACATGTGCGTGATGAAAAGCACCGGCGCCAAAACCGCGTCCATCCTCCTCGACTACGGCAAGGAAATCCACGGCGGACTGCAACTCGTCATGGGTAGCTCCACGCGTCGCGAACCCTCGCTCGTGCGCATCCGCTTCGGCGAGTCGGTCGGCGAGTGCAACAGCGAGACCAACAACAGCGAATGGATGGTCGGCCGCTCCACCGACGACCACGCCAAGCGCGACATCGTGATGGAAATCCCCCGCGACGGCATGATCGAAATCGGCAACACGGGGTTTCGTTTTGTGCGCATCGACCTCCTGCAAAAAAACACCAGCATCTACCTCAAGGAGGCGCGCGCCATTCTCCGCTATCGCGACATTCCCTACCTAGGCTCCTTCAAAAGCAGCGACCCGCGCCTCGACCAAATCTGGCTCACCGGTGCCTACACCGTGCACCTGAACATGCAGGAATACCTCTGGGATGGCATCAAGCGCGACCGGCTCGTCTGGCTCGGCGACATGCACCCCGAGGTCTCCTCCATTCGCGCCGTTTTTGGCGACAACGAAACCGTCCCCAACAGTCTCGACCTCGCGTGCGCGCAATTTCCCCTTCCCGGTTGGATGAACAAAATCCCCACCTATTCGCTCTGGTATCTCATCATCCATCACGACTGGTATCTGCAAAACGGCGATCTCGCCTTCATGCAAAAACACAGGAGCTACATCCTCGGACTGATCGACCAGATAGACCAATACATTGACGAAAACGGCCTCGAAAAAACCAAGACCCGCGAGTTTCTCGACTGGCCTTCCAGCCCCAACGCGGAGGGTGTCAAGGCCGGCTGCCGCGCCCTCATGGTTTGGGCCATGCAGCACGCCGCCAAACTCTGCACCTGGCTCGACGAACCGGAATACATCAAGAAAACAGAAGCCATCACCACCCGGCTGAATCGCTCAATCAAGGACCACAACAATCTCAAGCAAGCCGCCGCGCTCATGGCGCTCGCGGGCATCCTGCCTCCGGAAAAGGCGTGCGACGAGGTCGTGTCTGTCGGCGGCCCGAAAAACTTCTCCACCTTCTACGGCTATTACATGCTCGAAGCCCAGGCGCTCGCGGGACAGCACCGGCAGGCGATCGACACCATTCGCTCCTATTGGGGCGGCATGCTCGACATGGGCGCCACGACCTTCTGGGAGGATTTTGATCTCGAATGGACAAAAAACGCCGCGCGTCTCGACGAACTCACGCCTCCCGGCAAGAAGGACATTCACGGTGATTTTGGCGCCTATTGTTATCCCGGATACCGGCACAGTTTTTGTCACGGCTGGGCGTCCGGCCCGACCGCGTGGATGAGCGCGCACATACTCGGAATTCAAGTGCTGGAGCCCGGCTGCAAAACGATAAAAATCGCCCCGCACCTCGGCGACCTCGACTGGGCCGAGGGCACATATCCCACCCCGCTCGGTGTGTTGAAAGTGAGACACGAAAAAGACGCCTCCGGAAAAATCACCACCACCATCGACGCCCCCGCTGGCATAAAAATCGTGCGCCCGTAG
- a CDS encoding substrate-binding domain-containing protein produces MLSATPPIKSSKKTKRMSGHGGELLEKLDGGIPQRHSLAGQVVEIIQAGIQKRTWQEWLPAERVLAESLHVSRSTLRAALAQLEKMGMVRAQRPHGTKILGTRKAAKKTAKKSHIVALLTPNPITMLRPKIALIIDELRGQLAECGYRLHTFHGGQYFTPGANSRLQRLVAEHPHDCWVLTLVPDEVKKWFRDQNIPCVVSGTCDPDIGLPFVDLDYYALCRHAAGQMTGLGHKRIVFITENSTKAGDLESERGFVDGIAAASDSQARGQIMHHNNTRRSVMKVLDRLRARDDRPTAMLVAHPHFYILVQTYLHELGLRVPGDISLMCRDDDTFLDYTRPVPTRYSFDSAAFARRLFKLIMQTVDGAPILKHRLRIMPDYQKGATLVAPNSP; encoded by the coding sequence ATGCTTTCAGCCACGCCGCCGATCAAATCCTCCAAAAAAACGAAACGCATGTCCGGGCACGGCGGCGAGTTGCTTGAAAAGCTCGACGGCGGCATTCCCCAGCGCCACTCGCTGGCCGGGCAGGTTGTTGAGATAATTCAAGCGGGCATTCAAAAACGCACATGGCAGGAATGGCTGCCCGCCGAGCGCGTGCTCGCGGAAAGCCTGCATGTGAGCCGCAGCACCTTGCGCGCCGCGCTGGCGCAACTGGAAAAAATGGGAATGGTTCGGGCGCAACGCCCCCACGGCACAAAGATTCTCGGGACGCGCAAGGCGGCCAAAAAGACGGCGAAAAAAAGCCACATCGTGGCGCTCCTCACGCCCAATCCCATCACCATGTTGCGCCCCAAAATCGCGCTCATTATCGACGAGCTGCGCGGGCAACTGGCGGAATGCGGATACAGGCTGCACACGTTTCACGGCGGGCAGTATTTTACGCCCGGGGCCAACTCGCGACTCCAGCGCCTTGTGGCCGAGCACCCGCACGATTGCTGGGTGCTCACGCTTGTGCCCGACGAGGTCAAAAAATGGTTTCGCGACCAGAACATTCCTTGCGTGGTGTCGGGCACTTGCGATCCGGACATCGGCCTGCCGTTTGTCGACTTGGATTATTACGCGCTCTGCCGTCACGCGGCGGGGCAGATGACCGGGCTCGGCCACAAGCGGATCGTGTTTATAACAGAAAACTCGACCAAGGCCGGCGACCTGGAAAGCGAGCGCGGATTCGTGGACGGCATCGCCGCCGCCAGCGACTCGCAAGCGCGCGGGCAGATCATGCACCACAATAACACGCGGCGAAGCGTGATGAAAGTGCTGGACAGGCTGCGCGCCAGGGACGACCGCCCCACCGCGATGCTCGTTGCGCACCCACATTTCTATATTCTCGTGCAAACCTACCTGCACGAACTCGGGCTGCGCGTGCCCGGGGACATTTCCTTGATGTGCCGCGACGACGACACGTTTCTCGACTACACAAGACCCGTGCCCACGCGCTACTCGTTCGACTCCGCCGCCTTTGCCCGCCGCCTTTTCAAACTCATCATGCAAACCGTGGACGGCGCGCCCATTTTGAAGCACCGCCTCCGCATCATGCCCGACTATCAAAAAGGCGCCACGCTTGTCGCTCCCAATTCACCGTAA
- a CDS encoding sulfatase yields the protein MKTKISAAAAGLLACAAPVFSADDARPNIVFILVDDLGISDIGAFGASFYETPNIDKLIARGMRFTNAYTPVAICAPARASAMTGKHPLKLGMWNHYHHMPDNSITVANRLKDAGYATWHVGKWHCGSPANKTLPHDVGFDVNIAGWEAWAPASYFWPYKKNRNRPIEKVPTRSRVPGLEEGGREGEYLTDRLTDEALRLIDKHDTSTPFFLNLWHFAVHTPHQAKPEKIEKYRQKAKRLAGMNEEYFYDAKGTRYFENPAMDDRCAIYAAMIESVDESVGRVVAALKKKGVYENTLIIFYSDNGPLTNWLIKTPYRGGKNSTYQGGIRMPASLTWEAKIKPGAENHSEINIYDLPHTMLAAAGTAFPANHGGDGLSLLPLALGTQEKLPARTFTWYFPSTRMHWGQYASAAMKDEDNWKYQMLFNGDGDELYNLNIDPRESNNLIKKYPEKAAQMEQKLRDELNRYYAGMPKPDEIYIENVERRLRGEPAVRVQDKNY from the coding sequence ATGAAAACCAAAATATCCGCCGCGGCCGCAGGGCTGCTTGCGTGCGCCGCCCCTGTTTTTTCGGCGGACGACGCGCGTCCCAACATCGTTTTTATCCTCGTGGATGACCTCGGCATTTCCGACATCGGCGCGTTTGGCGCGAGCTTTTACGAAACGCCCAACATCGACAAACTCATCGCGCGCGGCATGCGCTTCACAAACGCCTACACACCCGTGGCGATCTGCGCGCCCGCCCGCGCCTCCGCCATGACCGGAAAACATCCGCTCAAACTCGGCATGTGGAATCACTATCATCACATGCCCGACAATTCCATAACCGTCGCCAACCGCCTCAAGGACGCCGGCTACGCGACGTGGCACGTCGGCAAATGGCATTGCGGAAGCCCCGCCAACAAAACGCTTCCGCACGATGTCGGTTTCGACGTCAACATCGCCGGCTGGGAAGCGTGGGCGCCCGCGTCGTATTTCTGGCCGTATAAAAAGAACCGCAACCGTCCCATCGAAAAAGTGCCCACGCGCTCCCGCGTGCCGGGCCTGGAGGAAGGCGGACGCGAAGGCGAATACCTCACCGACAGACTCACCGACGAGGCGCTCCGGCTCATCGACAAGCATGATACAAGCACCCCGTTTTTCCTCAACCTGTGGCATTTCGCCGTGCACACCCCCCATCAGGCAAAGCCGGAGAAAATCGAGAAATACAGGCAAAAGGCCAAACGCCTCGCCGGCATGAACGAAGAATATTTTTACGACGCCAAGGGCACGCGGTATTTTGAAAACCCGGCCATGGACGACCGCTGCGCCATTTACGCCGCCATGATTGAGAGTGTCGATGAAAGCGTGGGGCGCGTCGTCGCCGCGCTCAAAAAGAAGGGCGTGTATGAAAACACGCTGATCATTTTTTACTCGGACAACGGACCGCTGACAAACTGGCTCATCAAGACCCCCTATCGCGGCGGAAAAAACTCGACCTACCAAGGCGGCATACGAATGCCCGCGTCGCTGACATGGGAGGCGAAAATCAAGCCCGGCGCGGAAAACCACAGCGAGATCAACATCTACGACCTGCCCCACACCATGCTCGCCGCCGCCGGAACCGCGTTCCCCGCCAATCACGGCGGCGACGGCCTTTCGCTGCTCCCGCTCGCCTTGGGAACACAGGAAAAACTCCCCGCGCGAACCTTCACTTGGTATTTCCCCAGCACCCGCATGCACTGGGGCCAATACGCAAGCGCGGCCATGAAGGACGAGGACAATTGGAAATATCAAATGCTCTTCAACGGCGATGGCGACGAGCTCTACAACCTCAACATCGACCCGCGCGAATCAAACAACCTGATCAAAAAATATCCCGAGAAAGCTGCGCAGATGGAGCAAAAATTACGCGATGAACTGAACCGGTATTATGCCGGCATGCCCAAGCCCGACGAGATCTACATCGAAAACGTGGAGCGCCGTCTCAGAGGCGAACCCGCCGTGAGGGTTCAGGACAAAAACTACTGA